A region from the Silene latifolia isolate original U9 population chromosome 7, ASM4854445v1, whole genome shotgun sequence genome encodes:
- the LOC141589833 gene encoding aspartic proteinase CDR1-like, translated as MPTMSKTILIFVHFVAISLISNINGLTMKMIPIDSPELQIVSNGLTIHERHQFFANISLSRVLRYRNNNKGRLDLNTLKSRAYLLKDSYYVTQLALGRGPAAYQTYVMLDTGYDETWVQCEGCNPCIQIRTGNFVYKNSRSFQRMTFDDPLCLPPKQDYSGSCGYTATYGPLDHSSGLLGRDTFYFRNTRTSNYEAYPNLAFGCGLENEFLFGDNAGPQNMITGIHGLGVGPRSFVRQLGPQIRGRFSYCLPSTGNGIVGQSTVNFGDDAQISGDATMQVKMITMYSKNIYHLYVKGISVDGNRLPINPVFFEIDEDTHYQGFFIDSGAPYTVLTRSVYKYLREAMITYFHNKYGWQPLRPFHGQAFDLCYSNYPTNEQRFPSVIFHFFHRDNPEDVDMILTQENMFIPLMTNNYRGFCMTVNPVENPGPCLFGAYQQKNFKFLYDFENWVLSFVPQICQESYS; from the coding sequence ATGCCCACAATGTCTAAAACAATCCTTATATTCGTCCACTTTGTAGCCATATCCCTCATCTCCAATATCAATGGACTAACCATGAAAATGATCCCTATAGACTCTCCCGAGTTGCAAATTGTATCCAATGGTCTTACTATACATGAGCGACACCAATTTTTTGCCAACATATCCTTATCACGGGTACTCAGATATCGGAACAATAACAAAGGCCGCCTAGACCTTAATACACTCAAGTCACGAGCGTATCTTCTTAAAGATAGTTATTACGTAACTCAACTTGCTTTAGGCAGAGGTCCTGCCGCATATCAAACCTATGTAATGCTTGACACGGGTTATGATGAGACATGGGTTCAGTGTGAAGGTTGCAACCCTTGCATCCAGATAAGAACCGGAAATTTTGTTTATAAAAACTCTCGTAGTTTTCAGCGAATGACTTTCGACGATCCTTTATGCTTGCCACCAAAGCAAGATTATAGTGGATCTTGTGGCTATACAGCAACTTATGGCCCGTTAGATCATTCAAGTGGGTTACTAGGGAGAGATACATTTTATTTTAGGAATACAAGGACGAGTAATTATGAAGCGTACCCTAATTTAGCATTTGGCTGTGGACTTGAAAATGAGTTCCTCTTTGGAGACAATGCTGGACCTCAAAACATGATAACTGGGATACATGGCCTCGGAGTTGGACCAAGATCCTTTGTAAGACAACTTGGGCCTCAAATTAGAGGTCGATTTTCTTATTGTTTACCATCGACTGGCAATGGTATAGTAGGACAATCAACCGTTAATTTTGGGGACGATGCCCAAATAAGTGGTGATGCTACAATGCAAGTTAAAATGATTACAATGTATAGCAAAAATATATACCATTTGTACGTAAAAGGTATTAGTGTCGATGGAAATCGACTACCCATAAATCCAGTATTCTTCGAGATAGATGAAGACACGCACTATCAGGGCTTTTTCATTGACTCTGGAGCACCATATACCGTCCTAACAAGAAGTGTGTATAAGTATCTTAGAGAGGCCATGATCACTTACTTTCATAATAAATATGGTTGGCAACCTTTGCGTCCTTTTCACGGACAGGCTTTCGATCTTTGTTACTCAAACTACCCCACTAATGAACAGAGATTTCCATCTGTGATTTTCCATTTCTTTCATCGTGATAATCCAGAAGATGTTGATATGATTTTGACCCAGGAAAATATGTTTATACCCTTGATGACGAATAATTATCGAGGATTTTGCATGACGGTGAATCCTGTTGAAAATCCGGGACCTTGTCTTTTTGGAGCATATCAACAGAAAAATTTCAAGTTTTTATATGATTTTGAAAATTGGGTGTTGTCCTTTGTACCTCAAATTTGTCAAGAAAGTTATTCCTAA